In Pirellulales bacterium, the following proteins share a genomic window:
- a CDS encoding response regulator: MPSAFLILAIGPWLYLAAGVLFLGVLAALVAGPRKQARHRPFHSLLQSRDPSAPLPVGETPSLLTRDEAVEALRRAEAKYRGIFENAIEGIYQTSPDGRYLSANPALARIYDYDSPAQLMSSIGDIERQLYVDPHRRDDFVRVMDEQGAVTNFESQIYRRNGTVIWISESGRAVRDANGNIEFYEGTVEDITERKQAEALLCEKEAAEAASRAKSEFLANMSHELRTPLNGVIGMLDLLLEAAESPQQKRYGTIARTSADLLLAVINQILDFSKIEAGKLEIEHVDFRLRQIMEETLDMLAAKAAHKGLELALDMPPDLVGPARGDPHRLQQVIVNLLSNAIKFTERGQVKVHVAIEREDDRQMLARVAVEDTGIGVPKERLDRLFQAFSQVDASTTRQFGGTGLGLAISKQLIELMGGDIGVTSRVGKGSTFWFRVPLAKAATPEGGRHLSPQELRRLRVLVVDDNATNREILFRQLSAWQMRVQTASDGPTALCIMQRAASQGEAFDLGIIDYHMPGMDGCELAERIACEEALRTTPLVMLTSLSAPDGGESPWATSIVGRLTKPVRQSQLLETILSVAATRGCSEHLAHVEEAPPRLAPDDLESGPRSRCRLLLAEDNEVNRVVAIEILTVAGFHCDVARNGREAIEQLLLAPYDAVLMDCQMPELDGLAATREIRRLEAEGALRVRGYRLPIIALTANATRGDRELCLAAGMDDYLTKPLDAVKLIEILDAMVETLDGIYANEGPVTEPFRIAAAESDQFEAIAVMSDSVGEAFTREEPRSSVADRDPPLDLASLLRRCLGNQELVNRIIGNFADQLPLSAQELESAVRQNRLSDAAAQAHALKGMAANLSADRLQKVVGDLEMTCAAGDRLLAVSDIARVRRETQRCLEFLASGALVTVEAT; this comes from the coding sequence ATGCCATCCGCCTTTCTGATTCTAGCGATCGGTCCCTGGCTGTATCTCGCCGCCGGCGTGTTGTTTCTGGGGGTGCTCGCCGCACTTGTTGCAGGACCACGGAAACAGGCTCGCCATAGGCCTTTTCATTCTCTACTGCAGAGCCGCGATCCCAGTGCGCCGCTGCCGGTTGGTGAAACACCGTCCTTGCTGACTCGCGACGAAGCCGTCGAAGCATTGCGCCGCGCGGAAGCCAAATACCGCGGCATTTTCGAGAACGCGATCGAGGGTATTTACCAGACCTCGCCCGATGGTCGTTATCTCAGCGCGAATCCGGCGCTGGCGCGGATCTACGATTACGATTCGCCTGCGCAATTGATGTCCTCGATCGGAGATATCGAACGACAGCTATACGTCGATCCACATCGACGCGACGATTTTGTTCGTGTTATGGACGAACAGGGGGCCGTCACGAATTTCGAATCGCAAATCTATCGCCGCAATGGCACTGTCATTTGGATTTCGGAAAGCGGACGCGCGGTGCGCGACGCGAACGGCAACATCGAATTCTATGAGGGAACCGTCGAAGACATTACCGAACGCAAACAAGCCGAGGCGCTGCTGTGTGAAAAGGAAGCGGCCGAGGCCGCCAGCCGCGCAAAGAGCGAATTCCTCGCGAACATGAGCCACGAGCTGCGGACGCCGCTCAACGGCGTCATCGGTATGCTTGACTTGCTCTTGGAAGCTGCCGAGTCGCCGCAACAGAAGCGCTACGGCACGATCGCCCGTACCTCGGCCGATCTCCTGCTGGCGGTGATCAACCAGATTCTTGATTTTTCGAAGATCGAAGCAGGCAAGCTGGAAATCGAGCACGTCGATTTCCGGCTGCGGCAAATCATGGAGGAAACGCTCGATATGCTGGCCGCTAAGGCAGCGCATAAGGGGCTGGAGTTAGCGCTCGACATGCCGCCGGACCTGGTCGGCCCGGCACGTGGCGATCCGCACCGTTTGCAGCAAGTCATCGTGAACCTGCTGAGCAATGCCATCAAGTTCACCGAACGCGGGCAAGTGAAAGTCCACGTCGCCATCGAGCGCGAAGATGATCGCCAAATGCTCGCCCGCGTCGCCGTCGAGGATACCGGTATCGGCGTCCCCAAAGAGCGGCTAGACCGGCTGTTTCAGGCTTTCTCGCAGGTTGATGCTTCGACCACGCGCCAATTCGGTGGGACCGGCCTGGGATTGGCCATTTCCAAGCAACTCATCGAGCTAATGGGCGGCGATATCGGCGTCACCAGCCGCGTGGGAAAAGGTAGCACGTTCTGGTTCCGGGTCCCGTTGGCCAAGGCCGCGACGCCAGAAGGCGGACGTCATTTGAGTCCCCAAGAATTGCGTCGGCTACGCGTATTGGTCGTGGACGATAACGCGACGAATCGAGAGATTCTGTTCCGCCAACTTTCGGCGTGGCAGATGCGCGTCCAAACGGCGTCTGATGGCCCCACGGCACTGTGCATTATGCAACGTGCCGCGTCGCAAGGCGAAGCGTTCGATCTGGGAATCATCGATTATCACATGCCCGGCATGGATGGTTGCGAACTAGCCGAGCGTATCGCCTGCGAGGAGGCGCTGCGCACGACGCCGCTGGTGATGTTGACCTCGCTCAGTGCTCCGGACGGGGGCGAATCCCCGTGGGCGACTTCGATCGTCGGCCGGCTCACCAAACCGGTACGCCAATCGCAATTACTCGAGACGATCCTGTCGGTCGCAGCTACTCGCGGTTGTTCAGAACATTTGGCTCATGTCGAAGAAGCGCCGCCCCGGTTGGCGCCTGACGACTTGGAAAGCGGGCCCCGTTCGCGCTGCCGGTTACTGTTGGCGGAGGACAACGAGGTGAATCGTGTTGTTGCGATCGAGATCCTCACGGTAGCAGGCTTTCATTGCGACGTTGCTCGCAATGGTCGCGAGGCCATCGAGCAGTTACTCCTCGCGCCCTACGACGCGGTGTTGATGGATTGCCAGATGCCCGAGTTGGACGGGCTGGCCGCTACCCGCGAGATTCGCCGGCTCGAGGCCGAGGGTGCGCTGCGTGTGCGCGGATATCGCTTACCAATTATTGCGCTAACGGCGAACGCTACCCGTGGCGATCGAGAACTATGCCTGGCCGCGGGGATGGACGACTATCTCACCAAGCCGCTCGACGCCGTGAAGCTGATCGAGATTCTCGACGCCATGGTCGAAACATTGGACGGTATCTACGCCAACGAGGGACCAGTAACTGAACCGTTTCGGATTGCCGCCGCCGAATCGGATCAATTCGAGGCAATCGCGGTTATGTCCGATTCTGTCGGCGAGGCCTTCACACGCGAAGAGCCTAGGAGTTCTGTTGCGGACCGGGATCCACCACTCGATTTGGCGTCGCTTTTGCGTCGCTGTCTGGGGAATCAGGAACTCGTGAACCGCATCATCGGTAATTTCGCGGATCAGTTGCCGCTATCGGCTCAGGAACTGGAAAGCGCGGTGCGTCAGAATCGATTGTCGGACGCCGCGGCGCAGGCCCATGCCCTTAAAGGAATGGCGGCCAACCTGTCCGCCGATCGCTTGCAAAAAGTCGTCGGAGACTTGGAAATGACGTGCGCTGCGGGGGATCGGCTACTCGCTGTCAGCGACATTGCCCGTGTCCGTCGCGAGACGCAGCGCTGTTTGGAGTTTCTGGCCAGCGGCGCTCTGGTCACGGTCGAAGCGACTTGA
- a CDS encoding cytidylate kinase-like family protein, which translates to MAYRTHNDSPQGAWNYLRALSYPRLDDKASSEAHQLTASAFTIAISREAGVDAAAVATAVGKSLGWKVWDYELLVAVAACMHARPSELAAVDETHVSWLQESIESLLDMHAVSQIAYVRQLVKTLETLAAQGSCIVVGRGAAHILPAESTLRVRLVAPLEDRVTAHMRTTEETNRHDALKQVERIDRERARFVTEHFHRDPNDPSSYDLVLNMSRLAIDDCTTQIVDALHAEEQSRAHRFHLRAPAPIWH; encoded by the coding sequence ATGGCGTATCGGACTCACAATGACTCGCCGCAGGGCGCCTGGAACTATCTGCGCGCGCTTTCCTATCCGCGCTTAGATGACAAAGCATCCAGCGAGGCTCATCAGTTGACTGCCTCGGCCTTCACCATCGCGATTTCTCGCGAGGCGGGGGTCGACGCCGCGGCCGTGGCAACCGCTGTCGGCAAAAGTCTGGGTTGGAAAGTCTGGGACTATGAATTGCTTGTCGCCGTCGCAGCCTGTATGCACGCGCGCCCCAGCGAGTTGGCCGCCGTCGACGAGACGCACGTCAGTTGGCTCCAGGAATCGATCGAGTCGCTTTTGGACATGCACGCGGTAAGCCAGATTGCTTACGTGCGGCAACTGGTCAAGACGCTCGAAACCCTGGCCGCGCAAGGTTCGTGTATCGTTGTGGGCCGCGGGGCCGCGCATATACTGCCGGCGGAATCCACACTCCGCGTTCGGTTGGTTGCGCCACTTGAAGATCGCGTAACGGCCCACATGCGGACCACCGAAGAAACCAATCGCCACGACGCGCTGAAACAGGTCGAGCGTATCGACCGCGAACGAGCACGATTCGTGACCGAACATTTCCATCGCGATCCCAACGATCCGTCCAGCTACGACTTGGTGTTGAACATGTCGCGATTGGCAATCGACGATTGCACGACGCAAATCGTCGACGCGTTGCATGCCGAAGAGCAGAGCCGGGCGCATCGATTTCATCTCCGAGCGCCAGCGCCGATTTGGCATTGA
- a CDS encoding protein kinase produces the protein MSPQPEELLDSHNPTLAWNLLSERVEALVTAWETANEPPRLADFLPANPPNLRRLALVELIKVDLEYRCQRPEHSRRIEQYLADFPELADRGEIPCDLIYEEYHLRKQSGQSVAAQEYFERFPRQATELGRLLGLESPHLSTSIAGAARFEEIEVGDSIDDFDLLTRLGRGAFATVFLARQQSMQRIVALKVSADRGNEPQTMALLDHPHIVRVFDQRQLRDRKLRLLYMQYIPGGTLQTVIDAIRRLPPGMRSGIRLLEIIDQALAERAESPPTDSPLRHRLASATWPQTICWLGSRLAAALAYAHQRGVLHRDIKPANVLVAADGTPKLADFNISYSSKVEGASAAAYFGGSLAYMSPEQIEACNPASGRTAEDLDSRSDIYSLGVMLWELLTGNRPFEDTQPGSDWTTTLATMLNTRHQGVSAAMVAQLPRDCPPGLKQILLSCLAVEPAGRPSAAQLSRQLELALEPQVMRLLRPRPGAWRNWVRRYPLTAMFMAGLLPNVIFTALNLAYNIPAIFDRMGKDVIDVLKDPVVTTVNGLAFAVGIGILLPLTWPVAGAVARIYRDDARPTDHDSRWRRRTLVLADYTACISALEWFVTGLIFPTWLKREIPPEKFDTVLVYAHFMLSQTLCGMMAATLAFFLVSFLAVRAFYPTLFQAEHTDLAALGLVRSLQKRTWFYFGVAMVVPPLSIVVMAILSVAAEDMPQATFGVLGMVGLINSALIFALSRSVQGALVSLAIAVSPPGTVTLGGGDSVSDSMWR, from the coding sequence GTGTCTCCGCAGCCCGAAGAGCTATTGGATTCGCATAATCCCACCCTGGCGTGGAACTTGCTTTCCGAGCGCGTCGAGGCATTGGTGACGGCCTGGGAAACGGCCAACGAGCCGCCGCGGCTGGCCGATTTCCTGCCGGCGAATCCACCAAATTTACGCCGACTGGCCCTGGTCGAGTTGATCAAGGTCGATCTCGAGTATCGCTGTCAGCGGCCCGAGCATTCCCGCAGGATTGAGCAGTATTTGGCCGATTTTCCCGAGCTGGCTGACCGAGGCGAGATTCCCTGCGATCTGATTTACGAGGAATACCACCTCCGTAAGCAGTCGGGCCAATCAGTCGCCGCGCAGGAATATTTTGAACGCTTTCCGCGCCAGGCGACCGAACTGGGACGTTTGCTCGGGCTTGAGTCACCGCACCTTAGTACGTCGATCGCCGGGGCCGCGCGGTTTGAAGAAATCGAGGTTGGCGACAGCATTGATGATTTCGACCTGCTTACGCGCCTAGGCCGCGGAGCGTTCGCAACGGTGTTTCTTGCTCGTCAGCAGTCGATGCAAAGGATCGTTGCGTTAAAGGTCTCGGCCGATCGCGGTAACGAGCCGCAAACCATGGCCCTGCTGGACCATCCGCACATCGTACGCGTCTTCGATCAGCGCCAATTGCGCGATCGAAAGCTGCGGCTCTTGTACATGCAGTACATCCCAGGCGGGACGCTGCAGACCGTGATCGACGCCATTCGCCGTTTGCCGCCAGGCATGCGTTCTGGAATTCGCTTGCTGGAGATCATCGACCAGGCGCTGGCTGAAAGGGCCGAGTCGCCGCCGACCGATTCACCGCTTCGGCATCGGCTGGCGTCCGCCACCTGGCCGCAGACGATTTGCTGGCTTGGGTCGCGATTGGCCGCGGCCTTGGCCTATGCGCACCAGCGTGGCGTGTTACATCGCGATATCAAGCCGGCCAATGTGTTGGTCGCTGCCGATGGCACCCCCAAGCTCGCCGACTTCAACATCAGTTATTCATCGAAGGTTGAGGGCGCTTCGGCCGCGGCGTATTTCGGCGGCAGTCTGGCGTACATGTCTCCGGAGCAGATCGAGGCGTGCAACCCCGCCAGCGGTCGCACGGCCGAAGATCTAGATAGTCGCAGCGATATCTATTCGTTGGGCGTAATGCTCTGGGAGCTATTAACGGGTAATCGGCCCTTCGAGGATACGCAGCCAGGCAGCGATTGGACGACGACGCTAGCCACGATGCTCAATACACGGCATCAGGGAGTAAGTGCTGCGATGGTTGCGCAACTGCCGCGCGACTGTCCGCCGGGTCTGAAGCAAATCCTGCTGAGCTGTCTCGCCGTTGAACCCGCGGGCCGGCCCTCCGCGGCACAACTTTCTCGACAATTGGAGTTAGCACTCGAGCCGCAGGTGATGCGGTTGCTACGTCCCCGCCCGGGGGCGTGGCGCAACTGGGTGCGGCGATATCCGCTGACGGCGATGTTCATGGCAGGATTGCTCCCGAATGTGATCTTTACGGCGCTGAATCTGGCGTACAACATCCCGGCGATTTTCGACAGGATGGGTAAGGACGTCATCGACGTTCTTAAGGACCCTGTTGTAACGACGGTCAACGGACTGGCGTTTGCCGTCGGCATTGGCATCCTGTTGCCGCTGACCTGGCCGGTAGCCGGTGCCGTGGCACGCATTTATCGCGATGATGCGCGCCCTACGGACCACGATTCCCGTTGGCGGCGCCGCACCCTGGTGTTAGCCGACTACACGGCCTGCATTAGCGCCTTGGAATGGTTCGTTACAGGCCTGATCTTTCCCACCTGGCTGAAACGCGAAATTCCGCCCGAGAAATTTGATACTGTGCTTGTCTACGCGCACTTCATGTTGTCCCAGACGCTGTGCGGAATGATGGCCGCTACGCTGGCATTTTTCCTGGTCAGTTTTCTGGCAGTACGCGCCTTTTATCCGACGCTATTTCAGGCCGAACATACCGACCTGGCAGCGCTGGGTCTGGTACGCAGCCTGCAAAAGCGCACCTGGTTCTACTTCGGCGTGGCGATGGTCGTACCGCCACTGTCGATCGTGGTAATGGCCATCCTGTCGGTGGCCGCCGAAGACATGCCGCAGGCCACTTTCGGCGTACTGGGCATGGTGGGCCTTATCAATTCGGCCCTGATTTTCGCCCTTTCGCGATCCGTGCAAGGCGCGCTCGTCTCGCTGGCGATCGCGGTCAGCCCGCCGGGTACGGTAACCCTGGGCGGGGGTGACAGTGTTTCGGACTCTATGTGGCGATAA
- a CDS encoding sigma-70 family RNA polymerase sigma factor has product MPEEFDALVGRIRQADAQALAQFIDLRRGALLAFIERRLGGGLRRKVEPDDMFQEVAAEAVRSLPTIELGDRDPFAWLCQLAERRIIDAHRRFFGAAKRDAGREVSIDKASPDASRAAVIDMLIASMTTASEVFSRNVRYQQLTEALSSLPEDQREALRLRYVDGLPSKQIAEQLGKSDGAIRVMLTRALNRLQSILAPDAKK; this is encoded by the coding sequence ATGCCTGAGGAATTCGATGCGCTCGTGGGGCGCATCCGCCAGGCCGATGCGCAGGCATTGGCTCAATTCATCGATTTGCGACGCGGGGCCTTGCTCGCCTTTATCGAGCGACGGTTAGGGGGAGGGCTGCGCCGTAAGGTCGAGCCTGACGACATGTTTCAGGAGGTTGCCGCCGAGGCGGTTCGCTCGCTGCCCACGATCGAGCTGGGGGATCGTGACCCCTTCGCCTGGCTTTGCCAACTTGCGGAACGTCGCATCATCGACGCGCACCGGCGATTTTTCGGCGCCGCCAAGCGAGATGCAGGGCGCGAGGTATCGATCGACAAAGCCTCGCCCGACGCCAGCCGCGCGGCTGTGATTGACATGCTGATCGCCAGCATGACAACAGCCAGCGAGGTTTTTTCCCGCAATGTGCGTTACCAACAGCTAACCGAGGCCCTCTCGAGTCTTCCCGAGGATCAGCGCGAAGCGCTTCGCCTGCGTTACGTCGATGGACTTCCCTCAAAGCAGATTGCCGAGCAACTCGGCAAAAGCGACGGTGCGATCCGCGTCATGCTGACGCGCGCGCTCAACCGACTGCAAAGCATCCTGGCCCCTGATGCGAAGAAATAG
- a CDS encoding tetratricopeptide repeat protein translates to MSETPFPTKPTVDREPVAAAGPLLDRSSTNLSGAGLPSPVAFFVAAFLLGAAVISVYAAGLRAPFIFDDIPCIVNNPSIRHVFPLWEERPGSGPLWPPQDFTTAGRPLVNLSLALNVATGGLNPIGFHIFNLVVHCLSALLLWAIVRRTLRLEYFDGRFSLSADWLALSTALVWAVHPLHTEAVEYVSQRTELLMTLFYLSTIYGALRYWTATAGGHRFGWLLLTTAVCLCGMACKEVMVTVPVVVLLFERTFVTRSFAQALRRSWPLYIGLTVGWALLATLNIHGPRAASAGFHLGVSPITWWCTEAKVLLLYLRLAIWPWPLVIHYDVPYVDTVCAAWPSVMVAGAFGILTLTLVWKNRPAGFLLSTVWLILSPTLVVPVITEVAAERRMYLPLAALCTLAIVGGFSVLGQIARRFTTATRANSQAPAVITAIATMGVVIAFVVVGARRVMTYQDALALWQDALPHQPHNYVVHTNLGVEFINAGRFEEAIDELREAARLATINQPKIHTELATALAKSGRHAEAAEEFREVMRLDANYYERERVHQSLAISLINAGQLEEGIAEFERIVLEYPEWADAQNNLGLALLKIGDARQAVPHFQQTVRLRPDSAQAHYNLGLALAKNHLSREAIKSFEQALRLQPHYPQVHAELGQALLDAHQPNAALDELQRALAVDPKNGALHAHIGRALAGAGRWREAAVEYQQALELGDKSPGIHRLFGVALMNSSRLQYALAQFELALSVEPNDAESLFDTAKIYAQLHQDEQAIAAAERALERSRKNGPESLTEEIHAWLVEIRGRQKK, encoded by the coding sequence ATGTCCGAAACACCGTTCCCCACCAAGCCCACTGTCGATCGCGAGCCCGTTGCCGCAGCGGGGCCGTTGCTGGACCGTTCATCGACCAACCTGTCAGGTGCGGGTTTACCTTCGCCGGTCGCTTTTTTTGTGGCGGCGTTCTTGCTCGGCGCGGCGGTGATTTCGGTTTATGCCGCCGGCCTTCGTGCCCCGTTCATTTTCGATGATATTCCGTGCATCGTGAACAACCCGTCGATCAGGCATGTTTTCCCGCTGTGGGAGGAACGGCCCGGTTCCGGCCCTCTGTGGCCGCCGCAAGATTTTACCACGGCCGGTCGACCGCTTGTAAACCTGTCGCTGGCACTGAATGTTGCCACCGGCGGCTTGAACCCGATCGGGTTTCACATTTTCAACCTTGTAGTTCACTGTCTATCGGCGCTGCTGCTGTGGGCGATCGTACGTCGTACACTGCGATTGGAATACTTCGACGGACGATTCTCGCTGTCTGCTGATTGGTTGGCGCTGTCCACGGCCTTGGTATGGGCCGTCCATCCCTTACACACGGAGGCCGTGGAATACGTATCGCAGCGCACTGAGTTGTTGATGACGCTGTTTTATCTCAGCACGATCTATGGCGCTTTGCGCTACTGGACAGCCACCGCGGGCGGTCATCGCTTCGGCTGGCTTTTGCTGACGACGGCTGTGTGCCTATGCGGAATGGCGTGCAAGGAGGTCATGGTCACGGTCCCCGTGGTCGTACTGCTATTCGAGCGCACATTCGTGACCCGCTCATTCGCGCAGGCACTGCGCCGTTCATGGCCACTGTACATCGGCCTGACAGTCGGTTGGGCGCTATTGGCGACGTTGAATATTCATGGGCCGCGCGCAGCATCGGCCGGTTTTCATCTTGGGGTTTCGCCGATCACCTGGTGGTGTACCGAGGCCAAGGTTCTGTTGCTGTATCTAAGGCTCGCCATCTGGCCTTGGCCGCTCGTGATTCATTACGACGTCCCCTATGTGGACACCGTTTGCGCCGCTTGGCCGTCGGTGATGGTGGCAGGTGCATTCGGAATTCTGACGCTTACGCTGGTTTGGAAAAACCGACCGGCCGGTTTCTTGCTGTCAACCGTTTGGCTTATCCTCTCACCAACATTGGTCGTCCCTGTAATCACCGAGGTCGCGGCCGAGCGAAGGATGTATCTGCCGCTGGCCGCGCTATGCACGCTGGCGATCGTGGGTGGCTTTTCGGTTCTTGGTCAAATTGCTCGTCGATTCACTACCGCCACGCGCGCCAATTCGCAGGCGCCTGCCGTAATTACCGCGATCGCGACGATGGGCGTTGTGATCGCTTTTGTCGTCGTCGGTGCTCGCCGTGTCATGACGTATCAAGACGCGCTTGCGCTCTGGCAGGATGCATTACCACATCAGCCCCACAATTACGTTGTGCACACGAATCTGGGAGTCGAGTTTATCAATGCAGGTCGCTTCGAGGAGGCAATCGACGAACTTCGCGAGGCCGCCCGTCTGGCTACCATAAATCAGCCGAAGATACATACCGAGCTGGCTACGGCGCTGGCCAAGTCCGGCCGCCACGCAGAAGCCGCGGAGGAATTCCGCGAAGTCATGCGATTGGATGCCAACTACTACGAACGAGAGCGCGTTCATCAGAGTCTGGCGATCTCGCTGATCAATGCCGGGCAACTCGAAGAGGGAATCGCCGAGTTCGAACGGATCGTGCTCGAATATCCTGAATGGGCCGATGCACAGAACAATCTGGGCCTTGCCCTGTTGAAGATAGGTGACGCCAGGCAGGCGGTGCCACACTTCCAGCAAACGGTGCGATTGCGGCCGGATTCGGCGCAGGCGCACTACAACCTGGGGTTGGCGCTCGCCAAGAATCATCTATCACGCGAAGCGATCAAGTCATTCGAGCAGGCGCTGCGTTTGCAGCCCCATTATCCGCAGGTCCATGCCGAATTGGGACAAGCGTTACTCGACGCGCATCAACCTAATGCCGCTCTCGATGAACTGCAGAGGGCGCTTGCGGTCGATCCGAAAAACGGAGCGCTACACGCACATATAGGTCGCGCCTTGGCCGGCGCTGGACGGTGGCGTGAAGCGGCTGTTGAGTACCAGCAGGCGCTCGAGCTGGGAGACAAAAGCCCCGGAATTCACCGGCTGTTTGGCGTTGCGCTTATGAACAGCTCGAGGTTGCAGTATGCGTTGGCCCAGTTCGAGCTGGCGCTGTCAGTCGAACCGAACGACGCCGAGTCGCTTTTTGACACGGCCAAAATTTATGCGCAATTGCACCAGGACGAACAGGCGATCGCCGCGGCCGAGCGCGCCCTGGAACGGAGCCGAAAGAATGGCCCAGAGTCACTCACGGAGGAAATCCATGCGTGGTTGGTCGAAATACGCGGTCGCCAAAAGAAATGA
- a CDS encoding nitronate monooxygenase, with the protein MLNVKHPIMLAGMAGVSHAELVAAMNASGGYGVLGAGNMSLDEMSAEMARVRKLTSQPFGLDLLTPITDKPEDEARRIIDGGASCFIAGLGMSSKVIRMCHEAKILVFNVCSTVHHAMMAEEAGCDAVIAQGTEAGGHTGAVGTMALLPQVVDRLKVPVIAAGGIYDGRGLAAALALGCEGVWIGTRFVACTEARGSVAYKQAILQANESDTVVSRCWTGKTLRALKNPTIEQWEQNPQEIQLFPQQAATMQQAGLMGFLNPDDADRDPRLSCFPAGQGCGGIAQIESCRSIVDRIMRDAEEVLAAQARRVR; encoded by the coding sequence ATGTTGAACGTCAAACATCCGATCATGCTGGCTGGCATGGCGGGCGTTTCGCACGCCGAGTTGGTGGCAGCCATGAACGCGTCCGGCGGATACGGCGTGCTCGGGGCCGGCAATATGTCGCTCGACGAAATGTCGGCCGAGATGGCCAGGGTCCGCAAGCTCACCTCACAGCCCTTCGGACTCGACTTGCTGACGCCGATCACCGACAAGCCCGAGGACGAGGCGCGGCGGATCATCGACGGCGGCGCCAGTTGCTTTATCGCCGGATTGGGGATGTCATCGAAGGTCATCCGAATGTGTCATGAGGCGAAAATACTCGTGTTCAACGTCTGCAGTACCGTGCATCACGCGATGATGGCGGAAGAAGCTGGCTGTGATGCCGTGATCGCGCAAGGGACCGAGGCCGGCGGACATACCGGTGCCGTCGGCACGATGGCGCTGCTGCCTCAGGTGGTTGACCGCCTGAAGGTGCCGGTGATCGCGGCCGGCGGTATCTATGACGGCCGCGGGCTGGCCGCGGCGCTCGCGCTGGGGTGCGAGGGAGTTTGGATCGGCACAAGATTCGTCGCTTGCACCGAAGCACGCGGCTCCGTTGCGTACAAGCAAGCGATTTTGCAGGCCAACGAAAGCGATACGGTCGTTTCGCGGTGCTGGACCGGCAAAACGTTGCGAGCTTTGAAGAACCCGACGATCGAACAGTGGGAACAAAACCCGCAAGAAATCCAACTCTTCCCGCAGCAGGCGGCCACGATGCAACAAGCAGGCCTGATGGGCTTTCTAAATCCCGATGATGCCGATCGCGACCCGCGATTGTCATGCTTTCCCGCCGGCCAGGGGTGCGGCGGCATTGCGCAGATCGAAAGCTGCCGTTCGATCGTTGACCGAATCATGCGCGACGCCGAAGAGGTCCTGGCCGCACAGGCGCGTCGAGTGCGATAA